A single Crateriforma conspicua DNA region contains:
- a CDS encoding polysaccharide pyruvyl transferase family protein, whose translation MKRRHFLSAGLFGTLAATMQRCLADAGSNPQILLRSSWQTVNIGDIAHTPGLLHILEQYLPSAQVHLWPSKIDNGVDQLLMNRFPQLNILRNESDRQAAIQSCDFFLHGSGASLVAEKDIARWRNATDKPYGGYGITLPRKKSSSTTATSDEAMAQTIEHLTNADFVFFRDSVSLGLAKSLGCQCPVMQFGPDAAFACDLRDDAAADAFLRSHDLTPKQFLCCIPRLRYTPYWTIPSKKRPMDPVKHQRNEQMREHDHRPLRDAITRVVRETEMKILLCPEDQTQMAVGKQNVYDKLDDDVRKRVVWKPDYWLTGEAVSVYTRSAGLFGNEMHSPIMCIGHGIPAIVCRFAEQTSKGMMWRDIGLQDWLFDLDDEQDVARIPDTVLQMATDQDAAKHKAAEASKRVRGYQADTMQILSRSLQA comes from the coding sequence ATGAAACGTCGCCATTTTCTGTCCGCCGGTTTGTTTGGAACTTTGGCTGCCACGATGCAGCGTTGTCTTGCCGATGCGGGATCGAACCCCCAGATCTTGTTGCGGTCATCCTGGCAAACGGTCAACATCGGCGACATCGCGCACACGCCGGGATTGCTGCATATTTTGGAACAATACCTGCCATCGGCTCAGGTGCATCTGTGGCCATCGAAGATCGACAACGGCGTGGATCAGTTGTTGATGAATCGGTTTCCGCAACTGAACATTTTGCGAAACGAATCGGACCGCCAAGCGGCGATCCAGTCATGTGATTTCTTTCTACACGGCAGTGGTGCTTCGCTGGTCGCAGAAAAGGACATTGCACGTTGGCGCAATGCGACCGACAAACCGTATGGGGGTTATGGCATCACACTGCCCAGGAAGAAGTCTTCGTCCACCACGGCGACATCGGACGAAGCGATGGCACAGACGATCGAACATCTGACCAATGCTGACTTTGTGTTCTTCCGCGATTCGGTGTCATTGGGACTAGCCAAATCACTGGGGTGCCAGTGTCCCGTAATGCAATTCGGTCCGGATGCCGCGTTCGCGTGTGACTTGCGGGACGATGCCGCGGCCGATGCGTTTCTTCGAAGCCACGATCTGACGCCGAAGCAGTTTTTGTGCTGCATCCCACGGTTACGCTACACGCCGTACTGGACGATCCCGTCGAAGAAGCGGCCAATGGATCCGGTGAAGCATCAGCGGAACGAACAGATGCGTGAACACGACCATCGCCCGCTGCGTGATGCGATCACACGTGTGGTTCGGGAAACGGAGATGAAGATCTTGCTGTGTCCCGAAGACCAGACGCAGATGGCGGTGGGCAAGCAAAACGTTTACGACAAGCTGGACGATGACGTTCGCAAACGTGTGGTTTGGAAACCGGATTACTGGCTGACCGGTGAAGCCGTCAGTGTTTACACTCGAAGTGCGGGCTTGTTCGGCAACGAAATGCATTCGCCGATCATGTGCATCGGCCACGGAATCCCCGCGATTGTATGTCGCTTTGCCGAACAGACCAGTAAAGGGATGATGTGGCGAGACATCGGATTACAAGATTGGTTGTTCGACTTGGACGACGAACAAGACGTCGCCCGGATTCCCGACACGGTATTGCAAATGGCGACTGATCAGGATGCCGCAAAACATAAGGCCGCGGAAGCAAGCAAGCGTGTCCGCGGCTATCAGGCCGACACCATGCAGATCTTGTCCCGTTCGTTGCAAGCGTAG
- a CDS encoding DUF1501 domain-containing protein produces MNHSFGIGSRRHWLQTASAGFGYLAFAGISGRNAATASPTDDATTDQSSPNPLAAKSPHFPATAKRVIFLCMQGGPSHVDTFDYKPELQDNAGRPGVYGGRLLASQWKFRQRGESGLWISDLFPNVAKHADDLALIRSMHCDQPVHPRALTQMHTGNAQFVRPSLGAWTLYGLGTENESLPGFISLNPPRGASQNMGSAFLPAVYQGTGIGRASRRVATNRRQGSSNPADQVPDIKNARLGESAQRRQLAYIQSLNRRKLSGDSRDAAIEGAIESLELAFRMQDAVPELMDIGNESDATRRLYGLDNPTTSSFGMQCLMARKFAEAGVRFVEVTHGNWDHHFRLSTSLPQRCGEVDLPIAGLLADLKQRDLLKDTLVIWGGEFGRTPDAPGGDGRDHNNNGYTLWMAGGGVQGGISYGATDEFGFKAVENPCHIHDWHATILHLMGLDHKRLTYRYAGRDFRLTDVAGNVVTDILRNPA; encoded by the coding sequence ATGAACCATTCTTTCGGAATCGGATCGCGACGCCACTGGTTGCAAACTGCTTCGGCCGGATTCGGCTATCTGGCCTTCGCCGGGATCAGCGGACGCAACGCAGCGACCGCGTCACCAACGGACGATGCAACAACAGATCAATCGTCGCCAAACCCGCTGGCCGCAAAGTCACCGCATTTCCCGGCGACCGCCAAACGAGTGATTTTCCTGTGCATGCAGGGTGGTCCGTCACACGTCGACACGTTCGACTACAAACCGGAGTTACAAGACAACGCGGGACGACCGGGGGTCTATGGCGGTCGTCTGTTGGCGTCGCAGTGGAAGTTCCGCCAACGTGGCGAAAGTGGTTTATGGATATCTGATCTGTTCCCCAATGTTGCCAAACATGCGGACGACTTGGCGCTGATTCGTTCCATGCACTGTGACCAACCGGTGCACCCGAGAGCGTTGACGCAAATGCACACGGGCAATGCCCAGTTCGTTCGGCCGTCATTGGGTGCTTGGACGCTGTATGGTTTGGGAACGGAAAACGAAAGTCTGCCGGGCTTCATTTCCCTGAACCCGCCCCGCGGTGCGTCACAGAACATGGGCAGCGCGTTCTTGCCCGCGGTGTACCAGGGCACCGGTATCGGCCGCGCATCCCGGCGTGTGGCGACCAACCGTCGTCAAGGTTCCAGCAATCCTGCGGATCAAGTTCCCGACATCAAGAATGCCCGACTGGGCGAATCGGCCCAGCGACGGCAATTGGCCTACATTCAATCGCTGAACCGTCGCAAACTGTCTGGCGATTCTCGTGATGCCGCGATCGAGGGTGCGATCGAATCGTTGGAACTGGCGTTTCGCATGCAAGACGCGGTGCCCGAGTTGATGGACATCGGCAATGAATCCGATGCGACGCGACGCCTATACGGTTTGGACAATCCGACAACGTCCAGCTTTGGGATGCAGTGCCTGATGGCTCGCAAATTCGCCGAAGCCGGCGTGCGTTTTGTCGAAGTCACGCATGGGAATTGGGATCACCATTTCCGTCTTTCGACTTCGCTTCCGCAACGATGTGGCGAAGTCGATTTGCCGATCGCCGGTTTGTTGGCCGACTTGAAACAACGCGACCTGTTGAAAGACACCCTGGTGATCTGGGGCGGTGAATTTGGACGCACCCCGGATGCCCCCGGTGGGGACGGTCGCGACCATAACAACAACGGCTACACGTTGTGGATGGCCGGTGGCGGCGTTCAAGGCGGAATCAGCTACGGGGCGACCGACGAATTTGGATTCAAAGCCGTCGAAAACCCGTGTCACATTCACGACTGGCACGCCACGATCCTGCACCTGATGGGTCTGGACCACAAACGGTTGACCTATCGTTATGCCGGACGGGATTTTCGTTTGACCGATGTGGCGGGCAACGTGGTGACGGACATCTTGCGCAACCCAGCCTGA
- a CDS encoding sulfatase family protein, with translation MAEPLPNIVIVYADDMGYGDLAVQNTDSKIPTPNLDRLASEGMRFTDAHSSSGICTPSRYALLTGRYHWRKFHGIVNSWGESVFDPQRTTLPEMLKSRGYATACIGKWHLGWDWAALRKPDAHTIGTGRKRTWPADAYDWSQPIPDGPLAHGFDHYFGDDVPNFPPYAWIKDDRVIQPPTVPYVPNPEPDEGSAEGRPGPMVDGWRQDDVMPTLTEHIVKWVSQAAKDDRPFFLYWPWTSPHAPIIPTEAWKGKTNAGPYGDFMAQSDHHLGQLLNALDQHGLTENTLLVFSADNGPEKYAYERIRNHDHRSAGPLRGLKRDIWEGGHRVPMLIRWPGHVQPGTVNDGLISQVDLFATVAAIVGAEVADGTAEDSHDQTAMLRGEASARESVVHNTYENKFAFREGDWVLVDAKTGNHSAVPTWFDEAFGYAKDDSSAALYRLSDDLSQHDNLIDRYPDKADDLRAKLNRTRTHGEVRPLK, from the coding sequence GTGGCCGAACCGCTTCCCAACATCGTCATCGTGTACGCCGACGACATGGGTTATGGAGATTTGGCGGTCCAAAATACTGATTCCAAAATTCCGACGCCGAATCTGGATCGGCTTGCCAGCGAGGGGATGCGATTCACTGATGCCCACAGTTCGTCAGGCATCTGCACACCCAGTCGCTATGCACTGCTGACCGGACGCTATCACTGGCGAAAGTTCCACGGCATCGTCAATTCGTGGGGCGAATCCGTGTTCGATCCACAGCGCACGACATTGCCGGAAATGCTGAAGTCACGCGGCTATGCGACCGCCTGTATCGGCAAATGGCATCTGGGCTGGGACTGGGCGGCGCTGCGAAAGCCCGACGCCCATACGATCGGTACGGGGCGAAAACGCACCTGGCCGGCCGATGCCTATGATTGGTCCCAGCCGATTCCCGACGGCCCGTTGGCCCATGGGTTCGATCATTACTTTGGCGACGACGTCCCGAACTTTCCGCCTTATGCGTGGATCAAAGACGACCGTGTGATTCAGCCACCGACGGTGCCTTATGTTCCCAACCCCGAACCTGACGAAGGGTCAGCCGAGGGGCGTCCTGGACCGATGGTCGATGGCTGGCGACAAGACGACGTGATGCCGACCTTGACCGAACACATCGTCAAGTGGGTCAGTCAGGCGGCCAAAGACGATCGGCCCTTTTTCTTGTATTGGCCATGGACTTCGCCGCACGCACCGATCATTCCCACCGAAGCATGGAAAGGCAAAACGAATGCCGGGCCCTACGGTGACTTCATGGCGCAAAGCGACCACCATCTGGGCCAATTGCTCAATGCGTTGGACCAGCATGGATTGACCGAAAACACCTTGTTGGTTTTCAGTGCCGACAATGGTCCCGAAAAATACGCTTACGAACGCATTCGCAATCACGACCACCGCAGCGCCGGTCCTTTGCGTGGACTGAAGCGTGATATTTGGGAAGGCGGACACCGTGTGCCGATGCTGATTCGATGGCCGGGCCACGTCCAGCCCGGAACCGTCAACGACGGGTTGATCAGCCAAGTCGACTTGTTCGCCACCGTGGCGGCGATCGTTGGCGCGGAAGTAGCAGACGGGACGGCGGAAGACAGCCATGATCAAACGGCAATGCTGCGCGGTGAAGCATCGGCACGCGAATCAGTGGTGCACAATACTTACGAAAACAAGTTTGCGTTTCGCGAAGGCGACTGGGTGCTGGTCGATGCAAAGACCGGCAACCACAGTGCAGTGCCGACTTGGTTTGATGAAGCGTTCGGCTACGCCAAAGATGATTCTTCCGCGGCACTGTATCGTTTGTCGGATGACTTGTCCCAACACGATAACTTGATCGACAGGTACCCGGACAAGGCGGACGATCTGCGTGCCAAATTGAATCGCACGCGGACGCATGGCGAGGTTCGTCCCTTGAAATAG
- a CDS encoding sigma-70 family RNA polymerase sigma factor: MEDQNSSSIDAAEATLLRRLRAGGPSALADVFSTYQERLHRMVSFRLDPRVRGRIDAADVLQEAYLRISRRLVDFLDQPSVSFFVWVRQQTLQVLIDMQRTQFREARSPQREIRLATPGDSAATSLSIACRLVDAIQSPSQIVSRNEALHRVREALESMNPIDREVLALRHFEQLGNAEVAQILNLSPTAASNRYVRAAGRLADIVSQVRADTSGQPKDAP, translated from the coding sequence TTGGAAGACCAAAACTCCAGTTCGATCGATGCGGCGGAAGCGACGCTGCTAAGACGATTGCGTGCGGGCGGTCCGTCTGCGCTGGCGGATGTGTTTTCGACGTATCAAGAACGTTTGCACCGCATGGTCTCGTTTCGACTGGACCCCCGCGTCCGCGGACGGATCGATGCGGCCGACGTTTTGCAGGAAGCGTACCTGCGGATTTCACGCCGGTTGGTGGATTTTCTGGACCAGCCATCGGTATCGTTCTTTGTCTGGGTGCGACAACAGACGCTGCAAGTGCTGATCGACATGCAGCGGACACAGTTTCGCGAAGCACGCAGCCCGCAACGCGAAATTCGGTTGGCCACACCGGGCGATTCTGCGGCGACCAGTTTGTCGATCGCGTGTCGTTTGGTCGACGCGATCCAGTCGCCCAGCCAGATCGTCAGCCGAAACGAAGCCCTGCATCGTGTTCGTGAGGCGTTGGAATCAATGAACCCGATCGATCGTGAAGTGTTGGCGTTGCGACATTTCGAACAACTCGGCAACGCGGAAGTCGCACAGATTTTGAATCTCAGCCCCACCGCCGCCAGCAATCGATACGTGCGGGCCGCCGGTCGACTGGCCGACATTGTCAGTCAGGTTCGCGCCGACACGTCCGGACAACCCAAGGATGCACCGTGA
- a CDS encoding PSD1 and planctomycete cytochrome C domain-containing protein — translation MPAISRSAESTSVPNRSPWARLAVLASWMIGCTVAWTITASAQEDTDASITPEQLRFFETKIRPLLVEHCYRCHSSDGNGVRGGLLVDSRRGLADGGDSGPAIVPGDLDESLLYNAITYEDFRMPPGGRLPAQTIDDFRQWIEMGAPDPRVQEIQHVDSGVTDEDIRQGKSHWAYQPVRPSDPPQVSDDDWSTSEIDRFVFAKMRSNDLQPAVDAESNVVLRRLCFDLTGLPPTPQQIRSFQSAWEKNPQRAIRWATDRLLDSDEFGRHWGRHWLDVARYAESSGKEADMTFPHAWRYRDYVIDSFNDDKPYDQFVREQIAGDLLPAESDQQWAQQLIATGFLAIGPKTLTEQNPRQFQADLIDEQIDTTTRAILGVSVACARCHDHKFDPIPQTDYYALAGIFASTETYFGGIASRRARRGSDLLVLPIDDPNPFDPSVDANELKEIPQRLAQLRVDYAEARRQQRNQTADKSSDAQMRRNLLSQGQIDQQIATLTAKANSVDQSGQPLSFCMGVQDKDEPIDGRLFIRGDVTQPAQEVPRGLVRVLCDDPMQMPSDASGRLELARWMTDDQNPLTARVMVNRIWLHLLGRGLVEDPDNFGMSGTAPTHPELLDHLAAQFVENGWSVKSIVRQIVTSRTYRLSSTADDASFLADPENKYYSRGTYRRLNAESIRDAMLVTADRLNHQTPRASEIAEYGPTVLGPDGRPPQAAIRDEITKAIQSRFNESSLGRMRDAMRRRRGNSRSGASPRPTIDPSAPADVRSNDRSVYLPIARGSVPRSMDVFDFADTNMLIGKRDSSNTAQQALFLLNNDLVIRCSDDFARRLIRENDRPVDLIRDAYLIAYAREATADEIAQAVRFLRTAASTTEEESFATTGPLGRPGMNRASRFSARRIPQQRDGRSDVNVEAVRQFCHSLLASAEFRYLD, via the coding sequence ATGCCAGCGATCTCTCGCTCTGCCGAATCCACATCCGTGCCGAATCGGTCACCTTGGGCGCGTCTTGCCGTTTTGGCCAGTTGGATGATCGGTTGTACGGTCGCTTGGACCATAACGGCGTCGGCCCAGGAAGACACGGACGCCAGCATCACACCGGAACAACTGCGATTCTTTGAAACCAAGATCCGGCCGCTGCTGGTCGAACATTGCTACCGATGCCACAGCAGCGACGGCAACGGCGTGCGTGGCGGTTTGCTGGTGGACAGTCGACGCGGTTTGGCCGATGGCGGCGACAGCGGACCGGCGATCGTCCCAGGCGATCTGGACGAAAGCCTGCTGTACAACGCAATCACGTACGAAGATTTCCGAATGCCGCCCGGCGGTCGACTGCCCGCCCAAACGATCGACGACTTTCGACAGTGGATCGAAATGGGCGCCCCCGATCCACGCGTCCAAGAAATTCAACATGTCGACAGCGGTGTGACCGACGAAGACATCCGGCAAGGGAAATCGCACTGGGCTTATCAACCGGTCCGTCCCAGCGATCCGCCGCAGGTCAGCGACGACGATTGGTCCACCAGCGAGATCGATCGTTTCGTCTTCGCTAAAATGAGATCGAATGATCTGCAGCCCGCCGTCGACGCGGAATCGAACGTTGTGTTGCGTCGGCTGTGCTTTGATTTGACCGGATTGCCGCCCACCCCGCAGCAGATTCGCAGCTTTCAATCGGCTTGGGAAAAGAACCCACAGCGGGCGATCCGCTGGGCAACCGATCGTTTGTTGGATTCCGACGAATTCGGACGCCATTGGGGTCGGCACTGGTTGGACGTCGCACGGTATGCCGAATCCAGTGGCAAGGAAGCCGACATGACGTTTCCCCATGCGTGGCGGTATCGCGATTATGTGATCGATTCGTTCAACGACGACAAACCCTACGATCAGTTCGTCCGCGAACAGATCGCCGGCGACCTGTTGCCCGCCGAATCCGACCAGCAATGGGCCCAGCAATTGATCGCGACGGGCTTCCTGGCGATCGGCCCGAAAACGCTGACCGAACAAAACCCGCGTCAGTTCCAAGCCGACTTGATCGACGAACAAATCGACACCACCACACGTGCGATTCTTGGCGTCTCGGTCGCTTGTGCACGATGCCATGACCACAAGTTCGACCCGATCCCGCAAACCGATTACTACGCCTTGGCGGGGATCTTCGCCAGTACTGAAACCTACTTCGGCGGCATCGCCAGTCGACGGGCGCGACGCGGAAGCGATCTGTTGGTGTTGCCCATCGATGATCCCAATCCGTTCGACCCGTCGGTGGATGCTAACGAACTGAAAGAGATCCCCCAGCGTTTGGCTCAACTGCGAGTCGACTATGCCGAAGCCCGACGTCAACAACGAAATCAAACCGCCGATAAGTCAAGCGATGCTCAGATGCGTCGCAATCTGCTCAGCCAAGGCCAAATCGATCAACAGATCGCCACGTTGACCGCCAAAGCCAACTCCGTCGACCAGTCGGGCCAACCGCTGTCGTTTTGTATGGGCGTCCAAGACAAAGATGAACCGATCGACGGCCGATTGTTCATCCGCGGCGATGTGACTCAACCAGCACAGGAAGTTCCGCGAGGGCTTGTCCGCGTTCTGTGTGACGATCCGATGCAGATGCCCTCCGATGCAAGCGGTCGTTTGGAATTGGCCCGCTGGATGACCGACGATCAAAACCCGTTGACCGCTCGGGTGATGGTCAATCGAATCTGGTTGCATCTGCTGGGTCGTGGATTGGTAGAAGACCCTGACAACTTTGGCATGTCGGGGACCGCACCCACGCACCCGGAACTGCTGGATCACTTGGCCGCCCAGTTTGTCGAAAACGGCTGGTCGGTGAAATCGATCGTTCGGCAAATCGTCACTTCGCGAACGTATCGTCTTTCGTCCACCGCCGATGACGCTTCCTTCCTGGCCGATCCGGAAAACAAATACTACAGCCGCGGAACCTACCGACGTTTGAACGCCGAATCGATTCGCGACGCGATGCTAGTGACGGCCGACCGTTTGAACCACCAGACGCCGCGTGCATCAGAAATTGCAGAATATGGCCCCACCGTCTTGGGCCCCGATGGTCGTCCGCCCCAAGCGGCGATTCGTGACGAAATCACCAAAGCGATTCAATCACGTTTCAACGAATCCTCGCTGGGACGAATGCGTGACGCGATGCGACGACGGCGTGGGAATTCCCGATCGGGTGCATCGCCGCGTCCGACGATCGATCCCAGCGCACCGGCGGATGTTCGGTCCAACGACCGCAGCGTCTATCTGCCGATCGCCCGCGGATCGGTCCCCCGGTCAATGGACGTGTTCGACTTTGCCGACACAAACATGTTGATCGGGAAACGCGACAGTTCCAACACGGCACAGCAGGCCCTTTTCTTGCTGAACAACGATTTGGTGATCCGCTGCAGCGATGACTTCGCCCGGCGTTTGATTCGCGAAAATGATCGCCCGGTCGACCTGATTCGCGATGCCTACTTGATCGCCTATGCCAGGGAAGCCACCGCCGATGAAATCGCTCAGGCGGTCCGCTTTCTACGCACCGCCGCGTCGACCACGGAAGAAGAATCTTTCGCAACCACCGGCCCGCTTGGACGTCCCGGGATGAATCGTGCATCGCGATTTTCCGCCCGACGAATCCCACAACAACGCGACGGTCGCAGCGACGTCAATGTCGAAGCGGTCCGTCAGTTTTGTCACAGCTTGTTGGCTTCGGCCGAATTCCGTTACCTCGATTAG